The segment GTCTTCTATTCTGCCCCGAAAGCCCCCGTTTCCTACTGATCAACAagatggaggaggagaaagccCAAGCAGGTAAGAACTCATCTCAAAGGGGCAGGGCAGTGTTCTGGCTCCCAGCCTGCACTGAACTCGAGTGGGAGGCCAGGACTGATCCTGGAGCCTGTGGTAGATTAGGGTGTGACTCCCGGAGGGCATCAGGCCTGGCCTACCTTCCCATCCTTTAGGTTGCACCGGTGCCAGGAAGCATGAGAAACCTGGCATCTCAACAGAGGCTCCAGGTGGGATTAAGACGTGAGGAGTGGCACCTAGCCTGGTGGGATGTAGCAGGACCAGCTGCTGTTactctgccagctcctcctgaaAGGCGTGAAATAGGCTGGCATTTAACAGGGAACTTGGAGGGCTGGGGTTGGCTCTGGCAAGAGCCTGAACAGAATTTCAGGGTCAAACATAAGCTTGGAGATCAGTCAACATGAGCAGGACCTGGGCCTGTTTCTGTGCTGATCACGACACCCTGACCTCTGGGgtgaaaagaagagaaagctgCCAGCAGAGGCTTGGtctttcccctgcagcaggccTCAACACCAACTGGAGGTGTTCAGGTTTCCTGCAGTAGCAGGATGGGACACACACACCTCCTGGGGCCAGCAGGTGTGTGTCTCGTACCTGACATCTTTGGATTCCTCCCTCCAGTTCTCCAGAAGCTCCGTGGCGATCGAGATGTTTCTCAAGACATCCAGGAGATGAAAGAAGAAAGTGCTAAAATGtctcaggaaaagaaagcaactGTGCCAGAGCTCTTCCGTTCTCCAAACTACCGTCAAGCCATTATCATCGCCATcatgctgcagctctcccagcagctctcaggcaTCAATGCTGTGAGTTACCTTCCTGTCCCATCTTCGGGGCCTCCCTTATCTCTGGCTAAACTTGCACTTGGTGTGGTGTGGAGAGAACTCAAAGTCCCAAAACATCTTTGTGCCTTGACTGGAGGTCACTGTTTTGTCATGTGGCAAAGATGCTGAGATGGAAAGTGGATATTCAGGCTTTCACTTTCCCCACACACACCCTGGTGAGACAGTGCAGCCTTGCACTAAGTGAATGACCTTGACTGGAAGCATGCTGTTTGATAGCGTGGGGTGCTGCTTAGAAACTCCCCACCAGGCATGCAAGCCATTGGGCTGAGGACGAGGGACATGCTCTCAAACATGGAATTGTGACTGTGTCAaacttcttctcttctcttcccaggTGTTCTATTATTCTACAGGGATTTTTGAAAGAGCTGGTATCACACAGCCTATCTATGCCACCATTGGAGCTGGTGTGGTCAACACAGTCTTCACTGTGGTGTCGGTGAGTGCGACAGGGCTGTGTGTCTGCCTGGGCCCGTCCCTGGCACATGGCACTGCAGACAAGTAGCCAGGCAATGACAAAGCACTAGGCTGTGCACTGACCTGTAGGAGCAAAGACCAGAGGGCATCAAAGGCATGGTGGGAGGAGAGATGGGCAGAAAGAGGTGTTGTTATCTTAGATGAAAGAGAAGGTGGAAAAGGAGTGCATGTGGGGAAGAAGAGTGATGAGAGAAAGCAGTAGCAATAACCAGAGTAGAAGAACTTGTGCTGACGATGGACCAGCCTGGTGACCTGCACTGAGATCACCATGGTCTGAGGTTTACGGGCAGATAAGGAAGAGGTGCAGGAGATACTGACCAAGGAAGTCTGTCCCGCTTTTGCTGCCAAAGtaatggacttttttttctttctgccttcttcTTTCCAGCTGTTCCTGGTGGAGCGTGCGGGGCGCCGGACCCTCCATTTGGCTGGTTTGGCGGGcatggctgtgtgtgctgctaTTATGACTGTAGCTTTAGCTCTAAAGGTGAGTGATCAGTGTTATTGTCCAGGCTGACCCCAGCAGGAACTTACATGAAAATATATCTGCTTTGCTTTGCCCTGTAGCCAGGGCTATAACCAAGTGTGCAGCGGACAGAGCGGCTTTATAACTCTGGGAACTGCTACAGTGTTCACTGTGCAGCTGAGAAAAGTGTGACACTGGAGATGGCATTGTGCTAATGGTGTTTTGTTACCTTGCAGGACATTGTGGTATGGATCAGGTACATCAGCATTGTTGCCACTTTTGGCTTTGTGGCTCTTTTTGAGATTGGCCCTGGTCCTATCCCGTGGTTCATTGTGGCAGAACTCTTCAGCCAGGGCCCACGACCTGCAGCCATGGCAGTGGCTGGTTGTTCCAACTGGACTTCCAATTTCTTGGTGGGAATGCTCTTCCCCTATGCAGAGGTAAGTCCTGTTTTATAAAACACTGTGAGAGCACTGCAGCATTGGAATAAGTGTCCAGAAGGGTAGTAGAATCTGCATCTTTGGAGACTTTGACACATGACTACATGACCTCTAATAACCCAGTTTCTCctggaagttgtccctgcttTGAGAAGAGGTCTGGTGAGTCTTCCAGAGGTCTCTGAGTCAGTGTTATGATTGTTActggaggctgctgctcacCTTACATTCTACTGCCTTCACGGGTTGCAACTTCCAAATAATTGGAAGAGCCATCTTAGTTAGCCCATCAGGGGTTTTTGCTTTAAAAGCATTAATTTTAGTCACCCTCAGGAAGATTCAAGACCTTTAGAAGCCCGTAGGAATGtgatttcaattttaaaaatgctgtgatgAGAAAAAGTCAGTAAGGGCACTGTTGGAGAAAGGTGTTGCAATTTTAATGGTCAACAGCAAATGACCTTACatgtaatttgaaaataaagccttttgtatttctcctctctgcagaAACTATGTGGTTCCTATGtcttcctcatcttccttgttttcctggTCATCTTCTTTGTCTTCACGTTCTTCAAAGTGCCAGAGACCAAAGGCAGGACTTTTGAAGACATCTCCAGGGGCTTTGAAGGACGAGGAACAAACAATGGCTCACCACCCCAGAAAACCCCCATGGTGGAGATGAACAGCAAATAAAGCTGGCAAAGCAGCTGCCTGATATCCATGACACACCTGTTCTTTAACTCGTTCATGCTTAAAGAATAATTAAAGGAATGAGCAAAGAAAACCATGAAAACTGGGGCGTTCTTCCCCATCTCAATTGCTGCTATATTCTTCTTTTAACCCACATGCTCCTCACCCATTTCGCCAGGCTTGCCAGCATTAAGCAAATCTGATATGGGTGATCTGCCATACTGGAAAGCACCTGGCACTCGCAAAAATAATCTTATCTTCCCTGCCACAAACATCAGGAGAACAGAGAAGAGCTGgcaatatttttacttttctcaaCGTAAAATTGCCATTTGGAGTTAACATACTTATGCACACAGTGACCATTATGTATTTGAACCTAATTACTATTTTTGTAGTGAGTTGAAGTGACCCGCTAAATGAGTCCCCAGCCCTTTGAGTCTACTTTGTGTGCGTGTGTAAGGTGTTACACTGGAATTTAGCAAGCTTACCAAAAGCCCTCTTGCTCTTTCCTATCCAGTGTGCACTTTTTTTAGCCTCAGGAAAAAGGGGACCAAGTCACAtgcatattttttcctgctcttttattttttgtatagACAGACTGAAAGCATACTTTTACttcagtttatttatttgtatgtcactttgtaaatatttatttttttaatggtgtaCAAAAATGTACAGGTAAAGAAATTGGAGAAGTTTAAGAGAAATAGCTATTCTAACAAAAGATGCTGTAGACTTGAGGTGCAATAAGACTGTAAAGGAGAAATGTGGTACTAAAAAGGAGATTGAGCATTTTAGGTGGTATGTACAGCAGAGCCAATTATGCACATCACCTTGAAGTTATTTGTGCCCTCTGGAAAGAAATTTGAAGAGTTGTGTACTTGTGGAAGAGGTATGTTTCTGCACTGAAATCTCCATTATTAGGGATTTTTTGTGCTACTTGAAAGAATTGTTCTCAAGTGTTGATGAGAGTGTGATGTGGCATCTTACAATGGGTGTTGTTGGATTATATTTTCAGACACGGTTTTAAGCATTCTGCGGATGATTGAGGGTGGTGATTGCAAACCAGAAGGTaatttttcctgccttctcttaattttatttctttttggtttCTCTGTTATAGTCTAGTATGTCATAAATTCTGAAACTTGCAGATTGTCAGTTAAAGGAGTGCGaggataaaaattatttttcaaagctgtattttcttAGCAGTTGTTCCTATAAATATTACAGAGGCATGTAGCATGACCCTTCTGGACACAGGCATGGTCAGTTGTGGTACATGTAAGTTCGTAAGGGTAGAGGTGCAGGACTAGACACCAGAGCTACTGGAATTTGCCAGTTTAGCAGTGCAAAAAGTCTGTAGTGCTCAGTCCCCTGCTTGGTTGAAGGCCAGATAGTTTTTGCCCCATATATCCTCTCTGGAAGGTCTGCATGATGTTGTGGTGCTCACCAGTGTGCTTTGTAGATGTGTACAGCTCTGTAATAGTGCCTCTGTTCAAAGGGATGTGGCAGGCAGGAACTGTTTGTTCATCAGTAAATGTCGGTGTCCTTGCTTGTCATTCTGCCGGGCAATTGAGTTTGTGTGTCCCCCACCCTCCCTGCCGAGCTACCTCAGCTCAGGTCAGGCAGACAAAAAGTAGCACATCAGGTACACTTGCAGTCAAGGAGGGGCAGCTTTACTTCACTGCAGCGTTCTGACAGGCTCCAGGCCCATGCCTGTCCAGACCTGCACAAAATATCTAAAGGTAGCACAGAGGTAGCACAATTTCAACTACTGCTCTTCTGAGATCAAGCTGCAGTTTTTGGATGTGGTCAAGCTCAGGTCGACTTGCTGGAATTCATTACTGGATATCCTAGAAGAGAGGCAGCCCCACAGATTCCAAGGCGGTGAAAGCAGGAAAGGTTTAGAAAGGTTGGGATGACAGCAAGACTTTTGCAGCATGGGTAGCCCAAGCTTTCTTGCCAACATAATGCTTCAGAGCAGGTTAGAGAAATTGCCATTGATGTATATTCTGTTGGGTCTGTCTGACGTCTTCAGTAACTAGTGATGACATTTCTACCTTCCCTAATGAGAAACATTTGCAAACATCAGTTAAATTTGCTGCTGTTAAATGCTTCCtgtgaattaatttgaaatgcCCCAGCTTTGCACAATGCAATCATATTACATCCAATTTTCCCTAGCTTTTTATTAGGCTTACATGCCAGATATTTATTCTTGGAAGCATTATATATGACTTCTCTCCCAGTTTGATATTTTGGCTCACTTACATAGATTTCTGTGCCCTTCCTTTGACCTCCAGTGCATCCAGACATGATATTTCTATATGGGTATCTGTATGTTAGGAAATTCCCCCCACAGCTGTGCATAAGAGCATTCCATACTTCGCATCAGATGTGTG is part of the Prinia subflava isolate CZ2003 ecotype Zambia chromosome 3, Cam_Psub_1.2, whole genome shotgun sequence genome and harbors:
- the LOC134548993 gene encoding solute carrier family 2, facilitated glucose transporter member 3, with the protein product MDTKKKITAPLVYAVCIAAIGSLQFGYNTGVINAPEKIIRKFFNKTLSERSGTPVSQELLTSLWSLSVAIFSVGGMIGSFSVSLFVNRFGRRNSMLLVNVLAFTGGLLMAFSKAAKAVEMLIIGRFVIGVFCGLCTGFVPMYISEVSPTSLRGAFGTLNQLGIVVGILVAQIFGLEAIMGTEGLWPMLLGFTILPAILQCIGLLFCPESPRFLLINKMEEEKAQAVLQKLRGDRDVSQDIQEMKEESAKMSQEKKATVPELFRSPNYRQAIIIAIMLQLSQQLSGINAVFYYSTGIFERAGITQPIYATIGAGVVNTVFTVVSLFLVERAGRRTLHLAGLAGMAVCAAIMTVALALKDIVVWIRYISIVATFGFVALFEIGPGPIPWFIVAELFSQGPRPAAMAVAGCSNWTSNFLVGMLFPYAEKLCGSYVFLIFLVFLVIFFVFTFFKVPETKGRTFEDISRGFEGRGTNNGSPPQKTPMVEMNSK